A single window of Methylobacterium nodulans ORS 2060 DNA harbors:
- a CDS encoding polysaccharide biosynthesis protein, with protein sequence MLSGKTLLITGGTGSFGNAVLARFMKTDVREIRIFSRDEKKQEDLRHLYNDPRMKSYIGDVRQPGSLDDAMRGVDLVFHAAALKQVPSCEFYPMEAVRTNVLGTDNVLNAAVRSGVQRVVLLSTDKAVYPINAMGLSKGMMERIAIAKARTLLPGETVLCITRYGNVMASRGSVIPLFVRQIKEGRDLTVTDPTMTRFMMSLPDSVDLVLHAYEHGQQGDIFVQKAPASTVGDIAMALQRIFEVRRPIQIIGTRHGEKLYESLVSREEMVRSVDTGDFYRIPADARDLNYLLFTSQGEADISNTQDFTSHNTRRLTLDETVELLLKLDYIRGELGSKTVRSEGF encoded by the coding sequence ATGCTCTCGGGAAAGACGCTACTGATCACGGGCGGCACGGGCTCCTTCGGGAATGCCGTGCTGGCCCGCTTCATGAAGACTGACGTCCGCGAGATCCGGATCTTCAGCCGTGACGAGAAAAAGCAGGAAGACCTGCGGCACCTCTACAACGACCCGCGGATGAAGTCTTACATAGGCGACGTCCGTCAGCCGGGCAGCCTCGATGACGCGATGCGAGGCGTCGACCTGGTATTTCACGCCGCGGCGCTCAAGCAGGTGCCGTCATGCGAGTTCTACCCGATGGAGGCCGTGCGCACGAACGTTCTGGGCACCGACAACGTGCTCAACGCGGCTGTCCGGAGTGGCGTGCAGCGGGTCGTCCTGCTGAGCACCGACAAGGCGGTCTACCCGATCAACGCCATGGGCCTGAGCAAGGGCATGATGGAGCGGATCGCGATCGCCAAGGCCCGGACCCTGCTGCCGGGCGAGACGGTGCTGTGCATCACCCGCTACGGCAACGTGATGGCCTCCCGCGGCTCAGTCATCCCGCTCTTCGTCCGTCAGATCAAGGAGGGGCGCGACCTCACCGTGACGGACCCAACGATGACGCGGTTCATGATGTCGTTGCCCGACTCGGTCGACCTTGTGCTCCATGCCTACGAGCACGGCCAGCAGGGCGACATCTTCGTGCAGAAGGCCCCGGCCAGCACCGTCGGTGACATCGCGATGGCCCTGCAGCGGATCTTCGAGGTCAGACGGCCCATCCAGATCATCGGGACGCGCCACGGCGAAAAGCTCTACGAGAGCTTGGTCTCGCGCGAGGAGATGGTGCGCTCCGTCGACACGGGCGACTTCTATCGCATCCCGGCCGACGCCCGCGACCTGAACTATTTGCTGTTCACCTCGCAGGGCGAAGCCGACATTAGCAACACGCAGGATTTCACGTCCCACAACACCCGCCGTCTAACACTTGATGAGACAGTGGAACTGCTGCTCAAGCTTGACTACATCCGGGGCGAGCTCGGCAGCAAAACCGTCCGTTCAGAGGGGTTTTGA
- a CDS encoding dTDP-4-dehydrorhamnose reductase family protein — translation MRILVLGARGMLGRACLSILAPSPGFEVHGSVRGAAPHDVPPGAGIIAGIDVLNTDHLAGAIRRVRPQVVINAVGVIKQLSAAHDPLEAVPINTLLPHRLADLCELAGARLVTVSTDCVFDGKKGQYTEADRVTATDLYGLSKHLGEITGRQHVLTLRTSIIGREHSSANGLLEWFLRSGPVVSGYRHAVFSGFPTVVLAEIIRDYVLPRPDLHGLYHVSSDAISKFDLLKLIAGVYEIRKTIEPVAEPQIDRSLNSDRFRSETGFAPAAWKDMLVHMRALQG, via the coding sequence ATGCGCATTCTGGTTCTCGGTGCTAGGGGCATGCTCGGCCGGGCCTGCCTAAGTATCCTCGCTCCGTCTCCTGGCTTTGAGGTCCACGGGTCCGTACGCGGAGCCGCCCCGCACGATGTGCCGCCCGGTGCAGGAATCATCGCGGGCATCGACGTCCTCAACACCGATCACCTCGCTGGCGCGATCCGGCGGGTCAGGCCGCAGGTAGTGATCAACGCCGTCGGCGTCATCAAGCAGTTGAGCGCGGCTCACGACCCGCTCGAGGCCGTGCCGATCAACACCCTGCTACCGCACCGACTTGCCGATCTTTGCGAACTCGCGGGGGCGCGCCTGGTCACGGTCAGCACGGACTGCGTCTTCGATGGCAAGAAGGGCCAGTACACCGAGGCAGACCGCGTCACGGCGACGGATCTCTACGGCCTGTCGAAGCATCTCGGCGAGATCACCGGCCGTCAGCACGTCCTGACGCTGCGCACCTCCATCATTGGCCGCGAGCACAGTTCGGCGAACGGCCTCCTCGAGTGGTTCCTCAGGTCCGGACCTGTAGTGAGCGGCTATCGTCACGCGGTATTCTCAGGCTTCCCAACCGTTGTTCTTGCAGAGATCATCCGTGACTACGTCCTGCCGCGACCTGATTTGCACGGACTCTATCATGTGTCGTCGGACGCGATCAGCAAGTTTGACCTTCTGAAGCTGATCGCCGGAGTCTACGAGATCCGGAAGACGATCGAACCGGTAGCAGAGCCGCAGATCGACCGCTCGCTCAACTCCGACCGATTCCGGAGCGAGACTGGCTTCGCGCCAGCGGCGTGGAAAGACATGCTCGTGCACATGCGGGCGCTGCAAGGATGA
- a CDS encoding transposase, translated as MLPRVCTQAMDRFLADFAASIPADTHAGMVLDGAGWHDPRSGTVPPNLTLVPLPPYRPELDPVERVWLSHRLLTDYEPVVDACCRAWTAITKETGRIKSLYAYPYLEQISS; from the coding sequence GTGCTGCCGCGCGTCTGCACTCAGGCCATGGACCGCTTCCTTGCCGACTTTGCTGCGAGCATCCCGGCCGACACCCACGCTGGCATGGTGCTGGACGGTGCCGGCTGGCACGACCCGCGTTCGGGAACAGTCCCGCCCAACCTCACCCTCGTGCCGCTGCCGCCCTACAGACCCGAGCTGGACCCGGTCGAGCGCGTCTGGCTCTCCCATCGGCTCCTGACCGACTACGAACCCGTGGTCGACGCTTGTTGCCGGGCCTGGACCGCCATCACCAAAGAAACCGGTCGCATCAAGTCCCTATACGCCTACCCATACCTGGAACAGATCAGTTCATAA
- a CDS encoding winged helix-turn-helix domain-containing protein: MVRQALRDAVIRFNAEGLARLGDRPRGHRREILSAGEPAGLVHRIRVGPDPERGEPSRWTRPGLCRFIETRFGKTMGPQSMSRVVHRLGLSKQKARPVHPKCDAQAAQAFAKGGYAPP, translated from the coding sequence ATGGTGCGCCAAGCCCTGCGCGACGCGGTGATCCGGTTCAACGCCGAGGGGCTTGCGAGGCTGGGTGATCGTCCGCGCGGCCACAGGCGGGAGATCCTGAGTGCGGGCGAGCCAGCGGGGCTGGTGCATCGGATCCGGGTCGGGCCGGACCCGGAGCGGGGCGAGCCGTCGCGCTGGACACGGCCGGGTCTCTGCCGCTTCATCGAGACACGGTTCGGCAAGACCATGGGCCCGCAATCCATGTCGCGGGTGGTGCACCGGCTCGGCCTGTCAAAGCAGAAGGCCAGGCCCGTTCACCCGAAGTGCGATGCCCAGGCCGCGCAGGCCTTCGCCAAAGGGGGCTACGCACCGCCATAG
- a CDS encoding glycosyltransferase — protein sequence MIVGMQNSVHVSRWVSAVRGGWARIVVVPVDLESLEAGLAPWSHVSKREDLDALAPGVVGVVAPAMLDGSARHRTWDADTPAVERMPSPLHMPWHPGMTMPGELVAAIRTFHPDILHTLEVQRAGYLALAAKRRLGANMPPWLLSNWGSDLYLYERLPEHRPVLVEVMRNLDGYLAECRRDVSLAISLGLVGRAFEPLPASGGVDFGRMTSLSDVAPPSRRTTLLVKGYHGWAGRGLHILSALHLVAPAVRHLRIRILFATPPVRQMAEALAAQDGLDIEILPYAADHAEALRRIGEARVVVGMGISDGISTTLLEAMTLGAFPIQGTTSCACEWVRNGIDGILVSPHDVRGLADAIARAATDDSLVDAAASRNRRVVEERWCAARNGARAVAYYREMLASATPAWEGA from the coding sequence ATGATCGTCGGCATGCAGAACAGCGTCCACGTTTCGCGCTGGGTCTCCGCGGTCCGTGGCGGCTGGGCGAGGATTGTTGTGGTCCCGGTCGATCTTGAATCGCTCGAAGCGGGCCTTGCACCCTGGTCGCACGTGTCGAAGCGGGAGGATCTCGACGCTCTGGCCCCGGGGGTGGTCGGCGTTGTAGCTCCGGCGATGCTGGACGGGTCGGCTCGTCATCGGACCTGGGACGCCGACACACCGGCAGTCGAGCGGATGCCTAGCCCGCTGCACATGCCGTGGCATCCCGGGATGACAATGCCCGGTGAACTGGTCGCGGCGATCCGGACCTTCCACCCAGACATCTTGCATACGCTAGAGGTCCAGCGGGCAGGCTATCTCGCCCTCGCAGCGAAGCGCCGCCTTGGCGCCAATATGCCGCCGTGGCTGCTCTCCAACTGGGGCAGCGATCTCTACCTCTACGAGCGGCTGCCCGAGCACCGGCCGGTGCTGGTTGAGGTCATGCGTAATCTCGACGGCTACTTGGCCGAGTGCCGACGGGATGTCTCCCTGGCGATAAGCCTGGGGCTCGTCGGACGCGCGTTCGAACCCCTTCCGGCCTCGGGGGGAGTCGACTTCGGCCGGATGACGTCCCTGAGCGATGTCGCGCCGCCGTCGCGCCGCACCACGCTCCTGGTCAAAGGCTATCATGGCTGGGCGGGGCGCGGCCTCCACATCCTCTCGGCGCTGCACCTCGTCGCCCCTGCGGTCCGGCATCTCCGGATCCGAATCCTCTTCGCCACACCGCCCGTCAGGCAGATGGCGGAGGCGCTCGCGGCCCAGGACGGGCTCGACATCGAAATTCTGCCTTACGCGGCAGATCACGCAGAAGCCCTGCGCCGCATCGGCGAGGCACGGGTGGTCGTCGGCATGGGCATCTCGGACGGAATCAGCACGACGCTGCTCGAGGCCATGACCCTAGGCGCTTTCCCGATTCAGGGAACTACCTCCTGCGCCTGCGAGTGGGTACGGAACGGAATCGACGGCATACTCGTCAGCCCCCACGACGTGCGGGGGCTGGCCGATGCGATCGCCCGCGCCGCGACCGACGACAGCCTCGTCGACGCCGCGGCGTCGCGCAACCGGCGGGTGGTGGAGGAGCGTTGGTGCGCTGCCCGCAATGGCGCCCGGGCCGTCGCGTACTACCGCGAGATGCTGGCCAGTGCCACCCCGGCGTGGGAGGGCGCGTGA
- a CDS encoding glycosyltransferase: MPNPNLVTIIIPVYNGGYFLSQAIESALAQTWPHVEVLVVDDGSTDDGETARTCRSFGDRIRYIWKENGGVASALNRGIAGARGRYISWLSHDDLYDPRKVEIQMGALLAEPDTVIVFGDYAVIRGDGSLLTEVRVGEGYSDRASLWSTLEGRINGCAVIVPRECFARHGTFDEGLPTTQDYELWFRFAQHHRFVHVPGYLVRHRVHEGQGSRTSRHLEEASLLWMSMLESLAPETMRDQGGSTLAFLDRAANFVQTTGYEGAKAGVPRLVARFAADVTVGVAVLASNSRDALVTLAEVRASGLDIRAVVVGVLEPQFDRFAAFAPDFGRKAGFPVIELAGDLRSMVEEILSSIDADPIAFVSSGAREGDLLRAAARLARRPNLDVTAIHSPGGAPTAFRALDGLMIRRGALSRAVARCESGRGAFAHALGMVSAFDPDPGAAAWVGSSR; this comes from the coding sequence ATGCCGAATCCCAATCTCGTGACGATCATCATACCGGTTTACAACGGCGGATACTTCCTGTCGCAGGCGATTGAGAGCGCGCTCGCTCAAACCTGGCCGCATGTCGAGGTCCTCGTCGTCGACGATGGCTCCACCGACGATGGCGAGACCGCCCGGACCTGCCGCTCCTTTGGCGACCGGATCCGCTATATCTGGAAGGAGAACGGCGGTGTCGCTTCGGCTCTGAACAGGGGCATTGCGGGGGCGCGAGGGCGCTATATCAGCTGGCTCAGCCACGACGACCTCTACGATCCTCGGAAGGTCGAGATCCAGATGGGCGCGCTCCTGGCCGAGCCGGACACGGTCATCGTGTTCGGCGATTACGCGGTGATCCGCGGGGACGGTTCACTTCTTACCGAGGTCAGGGTCGGGGAGGGGTATTCCGACCGCGCCTCGCTCTGGTCGACGCTGGAGGGACGTATCAATGGTTGTGCGGTCATCGTTCCGCGGGAGTGCTTCGCACGCCACGGCACGTTCGACGAGGGGTTGCCGACCACGCAGGACTACGAGCTGTGGTTCCGATTTGCGCAGCATCACCGCTTCGTGCACGTGCCGGGATACCTCGTCCGGCATCGCGTCCACGAGGGCCAGGGGTCGCGGACGTCCCGCCACCTTGAGGAGGCAAGCCTTCTCTGGATGAGCATGCTGGAAAGCTTGGCGCCGGAGACCATGCGGGACCAGGGCGGCTCGACCCTCGCCTTCCTGGATCGGGCCGCCAATTTCGTGCAGACGACCGGCTACGAGGGCGCCAAAGCCGGAGTGCCGCGCCTCGTTGCGCGCTTCGCCGCCGACGTGACCGTCGGCGTAGCGGTCCTCGCGTCCAATTCACGCGACGCGCTCGTGACGTTGGCCGAGGTCCGGGCGTCGGGGCTTGATATCCGCGCCGTGGTCGTCGGTGTGTTGGAGCCGCAGTTCGACCGCTTTGCTGCGTTTGCGCCGGACTTCGGCCGCAAAGCGGGCTTCCCGGTCATCGAGCTCGCCGGCGATCTCCGGTCGATGGTCGAGGAGATTCTCTCTTCGATTGACGCCGACCCAATCGCCTTCGTGTCGTCGGGGGCGAGGGAAGGGGACCTGCTGCGGGCTGCCGCGCGGCTGGCCAGGCGACCCAACCTCGACGTGACCGCGATTCATTCCCCGGGTGGAGCTCCGACAGCCTTCCGCGCACTGGACGGCCTGATGATCCGCAGGGGCGCGCTCTCACGCGCCGTCGCGCGTTGCGAGAGCGGCCGCGGCGCTTTCGCGCATGCGCTCGGGATGGTGAGCGCGTTCGACCCCGACCCCGGCGCTGCGGCGTGGGTCGGGAGCAGCCGATAG
- a CDS encoding glycosyltransferase, giving the protein MRVLIADFDFFSALGGGQTFYRRMVERHPSWTCLYPSRGPDLKAEFRCHLPTNAHPFGFDRFWYPVDLLDALQLESGEERHFAMLLAQIAVPLQGQLLDLVEVPSFFPVCHLVRPIFSAFGIVVRRISLGMVGWVSVSNRNAYASETGAEVVARLEAIERRCIAAADASYTISNLHAAENMGTVPSGIVEMHDALDALPPPDPAPPGAGPPDLWCVGRLDRNKGPDLFIEMVARIPRHLYGKCYLCGPDNTWATSGPRWSETLLALARERSVDVQYLGEIPIGDLWSRAYRGRSVVVIPSRSDAFNYVAVEALTAGCPIVLTDRAGAAEFLREHHPEIAPPIMSPDDLDDAVEKLRTILEDYEGATGRLRAALLEKPWPRPRDNFLADLLAAAPASSPTVDAGQVERMRALSPLDQAPARIWRTLPPRAPTSSVDVVVRATRGGRSLALTLLSLRGGSAPLGVIVVNDDIVARSEIAAAVKSYYPAARLITQGGDAAVAFARGLAAASGDYVCFLNEGECLDTEAILRLRARLDAEPMAVAALGEWWQVDETGRPILENPGRAADHRTLAADPAGSLGPGHLLRRAAMPPLDTSLGTLVLADLWGRLARTGSVLVDATRTAWCWRDGGSIRTAVDDETYAAFLRKMVLTIPVSGGVCP; this is encoded by the coding sequence ATGCGGGTCCTCATCGCCGATTTCGACTTCTTCTCCGCCCTCGGAGGCGGGCAGACCTTCTATCGTCGGATGGTTGAGCGACATCCCTCTTGGACGTGCCTCTACCCGTCCCGGGGGCCAGATCTGAAGGCCGAGTTCCGCTGCCACCTGCCGACCAATGCGCATCCGTTTGGTTTTGACCGATTCTGGTACCCGGTCGACCTCCTCGATGCGCTGCAGCTCGAATCCGGCGAGGAACGGCACTTCGCCATGCTCCTGGCGCAGATTGCCGTGCCGCTCCAGGGCCAGCTCCTGGACCTCGTCGAGGTTCCGTCGTTCTTCCCAGTCTGCCATCTCGTGCGGCCAATCTTTTCGGCCTTCGGGATTGTGGTCCGCAGGATTTCGCTCGGGATGGTCGGCTGGGTGAGTGTGAGCAACCGGAACGCATACGCGTCGGAGACCGGCGCTGAAGTGGTCGCGCGCCTGGAGGCAATCGAGCGGCGCTGTATTGCGGCAGCCGACGCCAGCTACACGATCTCGAACCTTCATGCCGCAGAGAACATGGGCACAGTGCCCTCCGGCATCGTCGAGATGCACGACGCCCTTGACGCTCTGCCGCCTCCAGACCCGGCGCCTCCCGGAGCGGGGCCGCCCGACCTCTGGTGTGTGGGGCGGCTCGACCGCAACAAGGGGCCCGACCTATTCATCGAGATGGTGGCCCGGATTCCCCGGCACCTCTATGGGAAATGCTACCTATGCGGCCCAGACAACACCTGGGCTACGAGTGGGCCGCGCTGGTCGGAGACCCTCCTCGCGCTCGCCCGCGAGCGCAGCGTTGATGTCCAGTATCTTGGCGAGATACCCATTGGCGATCTCTGGTCGCGCGCTTATCGCGGACGCTCGGTTGTAGTAATCCCGTCCCGCTCGGACGCCTTCAACTACGTGGCCGTGGAGGCGCTGACAGCCGGGTGCCCGATCGTGCTCACCGATCGTGCCGGGGCAGCCGAGTTCTTGCGCGAGCACCACCCTGAAATCGCCCCGCCGATCATGAGCCCGGATGACTTGGACGATGCGGTGGAAAAGCTCCGCACAATCCTGGAGGACTACGAGGGCGCGACGGGGCGCCTGCGGGCTGCCCTCCTGGAGAAGCCCTGGCCACGGCCACGCGACAACTTCCTTGCCGATCTCCTCGCCGCTGCGCCCGCCTCGTCGCCCACGGTTGACGCGGGCCAAGTGGAGCGGATGCGTGCCCTATCCCCGCTCGACCAGGCGCCGGCCCGGATCTGGCGCACACTGCCACCGCGGGCGCCGACCTCGAGTGTCGATGTGGTCGTCCGGGCGACGCGGGGCGGGCGGTCGCTTGCCCTGACGCTCCTGTCACTTCGCGGTGGCTCTGCTCCCCTAGGGGTAATTGTGGTCAACGACGACATTGTGGCCCGCTCGGAGATTGCCGCCGCCGTGAAGTCCTACTACCCCGCAGCACGGCTCATTACGCAAGGCGGGGACGCCGCCGTGGCCTTCGCCCGGGGACTTGCTGCCGCGTCCGGCGATTATGTGTGCTTCCTCAACGAGGGAGAGTGTCTCGACACCGAGGCGATCCTACGGCTCCGGGCGCGGCTTGACGCCGAACCTATGGCAGTGGCGGCTCTCGGCGAGTGGTGGCAGGTGGACGAGACGGGACGTCCCATCCTGGAGAACCCGGGCCGGGCGGCCGACCACCGGACCCTGGCGGCCGATCCCGCCGGGAGCTTGGGCCCTGGTCATCTCCTGCGGCGAGCGGCGATGCCGCCGCTCGACACGTCCCTCGGAACCCTCGTCCTTGCCGACCTCTGGGGCAGACTCGCCCGCACCGGCTCCGTGCTCGTCGACGCCACCCGCACGGCCTGGTGCTGGCGGGACGGCGGATCCATCCGGACGGCCGTCGATGACGAAACCTACGCGGCATTCCTGCGCAAGATGGTGCTCACCATTCCTGTTTCAGGCGGAGTCTGTCCGTGA
- a CDS encoding NAD-dependent epimerase/dehydratase family protein, with product MKAACQGLTGRRVLVTGATGFLGRRVLPALDRAGAEIVVLLRDPDVACGADLRARYPSVAVRTGDLRDPGSVEAALAGADTVLHLAAKAQAGGRFNEAPDYFACNVAGTLNLLTACARGRVRRVVHLSTAQVYGRSDSLLVDETHPVDGRTVYAASKIAAEGLVRAYAEDGFSAVSLRPSNIYGPGQQAATVVTAILAQLAAGDAITLQTLDPVRDFVFVDDVVQAILAAAAAEAPPSGCAINISSGEGVSIRQLAEAAIRAVRNGTPVTLSARSGLPAQADRLVCANDLAAAALSWRPAVTLSDGLAQTFRADWARATPDTAQETEAA from the coding sequence ATGAAAGCGGCATGCCAAGGCCTGACCGGCCGGCGCGTATTGGTGACGGGTGCGACCGGCTTTTTGGGTCGGCGTGTTCTACCGGCGCTCGACCGGGCGGGGGCGGAGATCGTTGTTCTGCTGCGGGATCCCGACGTGGCGTGCGGAGCCGACCTGCGGGCCCGCTACCCCTCCGTCGCGGTGCGCACAGGCGACCTGCGCGACCCCGGCTCCGTTGAGGCTGCGCTTGCGGGGGCTGACACCGTGCTCCACCTCGCCGCCAAGGCCCAAGCTGGCGGCCGGTTCAACGAGGCGCCAGACTACTTTGCTTGCAACGTCGCTGGAACGCTCAACCTGCTCACCGCCTGCGCCCGCGGGCGGGTGCGGCGCGTCGTGCACCTGAGCACGGCCCAGGTCTACGGCCGGTCCGACAGTCTGCTGGTTGACGAGACCCACCCGGTAGATGGGCGCACGGTCTATGCCGCCTCAAAGATCGCGGCCGAGGGTCTGGTGCGGGCCTACGCTGAGGATGGGTTCTCCGCCGTCAGCTTGCGGCCCTCTAACATCTACGGCCCCGGCCAGCAGGCCGCTACTGTCGTCACGGCGATCCTGGCGCAGCTCGCGGCCGGCGACGCGATTACGCTTCAGACCCTGGACCCGGTCCGAGACTTCGTCTTCGTAGACGATGTCGTACAGGCTATCCTGGCCGCCGCCGCGGCCGAGGCGCCGCCTTCGGGCTGCGCTATCAACATCAGCTCTGGCGAGGGCGTCTCGATCCGGCAGCTTGCCGAGGCCGCTATCCGGGCGGTGCGGAACGGCACGCCGGTGACGCTTAGCGCTCGCTCCGGCCTCCCGGCACAGGCGGACCGTTTGGTCTGCGCCAATGACTTAGCCGCCGCTGCCCTCAGCTGGCGGCCCGCCGTCACACTCTCAGACGGCCTCGCACAGACGTTCCGCGCTGACTGGGCCAGAGCCACCCCCGACACCGCTCAGGAAACTGAAGCCGCATGA
- a CDS encoding GDP-mannose 4,6-dehydratase, with protein sequence MKNKRILITGAGGFIGSHLAEEAVRRGAEVTALLHYNAARDLANLADADPDLTAGMRIVFGDVNDPEFVLSLVEGQEIVLHLAALIAIPYSYTAPRSYVRTNIEGTLNVLEAARRVGVERVVHTSTSEVYGTAQYVPIDEVHPLQGQSPYSASKIGADKVAESYYRSFDVPVVTVRPFNTYGPRQSARAFIPTVIGQALRGGEIKLGATSPVRDLTFVADTAAGFLAAATTPGLEGGTYNLGVGSGQSVGEVAEMILRLMGSSARIVTDIQRLRPEKSEVGRLVSDNRRFFAASGWAPAIKLEEGLARTIDFFRRNPNRRDADTYVV encoded by the coding sequence ATGAAGAACAAGCGCATACTCATCACCGGAGCCGGCGGCTTCATCGGCAGCCACCTCGCGGAGGAGGCGGTCCGGCGCGGGGCCGAGGTGACGGCACTCCTGCACTACAATGCCGCCCGCGACCTCGCCAACTTGGCCGATGCCGACCCAGATCTCACCGCTGGAATGCGGATTGTGTTCGGCGACGTGAACGACCCCGAGTTTGTGCTTAGCCTCGTCGAGGGCCAGGAAATTGTGCTGCACCTCGCGGCGCTGATCGCAATCCCCTATTCCTACACGGCGCCGCGCAGCTACGTGAGGACGAACATTGAGGGCACCCTGAACGTGCTGGAGGCAGCACGGCGCGTCGGCGTCGAGCGTGTGGTTCACACCAGCACCTCCGAGGTCTACGGGACGGCGCAGTATGTACCTATCGACGAGGTCCACCCGCTCCAGGGTCAGTCGCCGTACTCCGCCTCCAAGATCGGCGCTGACAAGGTCGCCGAGAGCTACTACCGCTCCTTTGACGTGCCGGTTGTGACGGTGCGTCCTTTCAACACCTACGGCCCCCGGCAGTCGGCCCGGGCCTTCATCCCGACGGTGATCGGGCAGGCGCTTCGCGGCGGCGAGATCAAGCTCGGGGCAACGAGCCCGGTGCGCGACCTGACCTTCGTCGCTGACACAGCAGCGGGCTTTCTGGCGGCCGCTACCACCCCCGGGCTGGAGGGCGGGACCTACAACCTCGGCGTCGGATCCGGCCAGTCAGTGGGGGAGGTCGCCGAGATGATCTTGCGGCTCATGGGATCCAGCGCCCGGATCGTTACCGACATACAGCGTCTGCGGCCGGAGAAGAGCGAAGTCGGCCGCCTAGTCTCGGATAATCGGCGGTTCTTCGCCGCCTCTGGTTGGGCGCCGGCTATCAAGCTGGAGGAGGGGCTCGCGCGGACGATCGACTTCTTCCGACGAAACCCGAATCGACGTGACGCAGACACCTACGTCGTGTGA
- a CDS encoding nucleotidyltransferase family protein — translation MKAIVLAGGKGTRLMPYSALIPKPLMPIGEMPILELLLRQMKHHGISEVILAVNHLHHLIRSFFGDGSSLGLKITYSVEDKALGTSGPITANLDALSDDFLVSNGDLLTNLDFGAMMRQHIARQVAATIATQSRAMQADYGALTVDKDNLIREYREKPIFSFEASMGLYVLSKKAVRPHLPVNTFFDMPDLIKSLIEADQPVLSYNETCNWIDIGKPNDYGRAQERFAAEPNLFLPPD, via the coding sequence ATGAAAGCCATTGTACTGGCAGGCGGCAAGGGCACGCGGCTCATGCCCTACTCGGCTCTGATCCCGAAGCCCCTCATGCCGATCGGCGAGATGCCGATTCTGGAGCTACTGCTCCGGCAGATGAAACATCACGGTATTAGCGAAGTCATCCTGGCGGTAAACCACTTGCATCACCTCATTCGCTCGTTCTTTGGGGATGGGTCAAGCCTGGGCCTCAAGATTACCTACAGTGTAGAGGACAAGGCACTCGGTACCAGTGGTCCAATTACTGCCAACCTCGACGCCCTGTCTGACGACTTCCTGGTCTCAAATGGCGACCTCCTGACCAACCTCGATTTCGGGGCGATGATGCGCCAGCACATCGCGCGCCAAGTAGCGGCGACGATTGCGACCCAGAGCCGGGCGATGCAGGCGGACTACGGCGCCCTGACAGTGGACAAGGACAATCTGATCCGTGAGTATCGCGAGAAGCCTATCTTTAGCTTTGAGGCCTCGATGGGACTTTATGTCCTCTCCAAAAAGGCGGTCCGGCCCCACCTGCCGGTCAACACGTTTTTTGACATGCCAGATCTGATCAAGAGCCTGATCGAGGCCGACCAGCCTGTCTTGAGCTACAACGAAACCTGCAACTGGATCGATATCGGTAAGCCAAACGATTATGGCCGGGCACAGGAGCGCTTTGCAGCGGAGCCGAACCTCTTCCTACCGCCGGATTGA
- a CDS encoding glutathione S-transferase family protein, producing MTLFYAPRSPFAAKVRVCLAEMAGAKDEVEEVPADPWTDETLRALNPLCKVPTLRLDAAAGGGNLYGSSVIVQYLDARFDGKLVPTEGPTRWDALRREALGDGLAEAVIRRFVEGLDPDNARRDKVIARQEAAITAVLDHLDAEAAWTESALDLGAVAVGTALRYLTGRSPEITWQAERPRLAGWFGRFITRPSVATLGY from the coding sequence ATGACGCTTTTCTATGCGCCACGCTCGCCCTTCGCCGCGAAGGTGCGTGTCTGCCTGGCTGAAATGGCCGGCGCGAAGGACGAAGTCGAAGAAGTGCCCGCCGATCCGTGGACAGATGAGACACTCCGCGCGCTGAACCCGCTCTGCAAGGTCCCGACGCTACGCCTCGACGCCGCCGCGGGCGGGGGTAACCTCTACGGATCGTCAGTGATCGTCCAGTACCTCGATGCTCGGTTCGATGGGAAGCTGGTCCCCACGGAGGGGCCAACTCGGTGGGACGCCCTGAGGCGGGAGGCGCTGGGAGACGGGCTGGCGGAGGCGGTGATCCGGCGCTTCGTAGAGGGGCTTGACCCCGATAACGCGCGCAGGGACAAGGTAATAGCGCGGCAGGAGGCTGCGATCACCGCGGTGCTGGACCACCTCGACGCAGAGGCCGCCTGGACAGAGAGTGCTCTCGATCTGGGTGCCGTTGCGGTGGGCACCGCGCTCCGCTATCTCACTGGCCGCTCTCCCGAGATCACCTGGCAGGCGGAACGCCCACGTCTCGCAGGCTGGTTCGGCCGCTTCATCACGCGCCCATCGGTAGCCACGCTCGGGTACTGA